A section of the Spirosoma pollinicola genome encodes:
- a CDS encoding serine hydrolase domain-containing protein: MGRMNKFWSWVSVLVLVGIGVSCGQDQKNLNQSARALRSCADEQKLTATEQTTVRQQINADEKTRKIEEIFRQKVRGGLNGNVLVAQKGMVLYKKCFGLGHFERSQRDSLFEDSKFQLASLSKTFTAVGTLKLIEAGKIKFEDTIQRFYPDFPYHGITIRELLSHRSGLPNYQYAFDDSMKVNFYKKEKPYPSNATIMHWFATVKPTPKPYNIPGRGFSYSNTNYMVLASIIEKATGQSYEAFIQKNIFEPLGMHQTFVATTKNDSINHHRTAGYQWNRRIPKDYYDDVVGDKGIYSTTGDLFRWYRALNGDCLLPKKMLAEAFVPRSFEKKGAKNYGYGFRMMLNDTNQPEYIYHSGWWKGYNTMFWFSPKDEYVIIILGNRYNTTVYQVKELIEILHGGANSKVASEESEVEI; encoded by the coding sequence ATGGGGAGAATGAATAAATTCTGGAGTTGGGTTAGCGTTTTAGTACTGGTAGGAATAGGCGTATCCTGTGGGCAGGACCAGAAAAACCTGAATCAGTCGGCGCGGGCATTGCGTAGCTGCGCTGATGAACAGAAATTAACGGCCACAGAACAAACAACCGTCCGGCAGCAGATCAACGCGGATGAGAAAACCCGAAAGATCGAAGAAATATTCCGGCAGAAAGTTCGGGGTGGCCTGAATGGTAATGTGCTGGTGGCTCAAAAAGGCATGGTTTTATACAAGAAATGCTTTGGTTTGGGCCATTTTGAACGTAGCCAGCGTGACTCACTATTTGAGGATTCAAAGTTCCAGCTAGCGTCTTTATCCAAGACCTTCACAGCCGTTGGCACGTTAAAGCTGATTGAAGCGGGCAAAATCAAGTTCGAGGATACAATTCAACGATTTTACCCTGACTTCCCGTATCACGGCATCACCATTCGGGAGTTACTGAGCCACCGCAGCGGCTTGCCAAATTATCAGTACGCCTTCGATGACAGCATGAAGGTAAATTTCTACAAAAAAGAAAAACCCTACCCGTCAAACGCCACCATTATGCACTGGTTTGCGACAGTCAAACCAACTCCCAAGCCGTATAACATTCCGGGCCGGGGATTCAGCTATAGCAACACTAATTACATGGTGTTGGCCTCGATCATTGAGAAGGCGACCGGCCAGAGCTACGAAGCGTTCATTCAGAAAAATATTTTTGAGCCGCTGGGTATGCACCAGACTTTTGTGGCGACAACAAAAAATGATTCTATTAACCACCATCGAACGGCAGGATACCAATGGAATAGACGTATTCCCAAAGATTATTACGATGATGTTGTTGGTGATAAAGGTATTTATTCAACTACAGGCGATTTGTTTCGATGGTACCGCGCTCTGAACGGAGACTGTTTACTGCCGAAGAAGATGCTCGCTGAAGCATTTGTGCCGCGTAGTTTTGAAAAGAAAGGAGCTAAAAATTATGGTTACGGTTTCCGAATGATGCTAAACGATACCAATCAACCCGAATATATTTACCATTCGGGCTGGTGGAAGGGATACAATACCATGTTCTGGTTCAGTCCTAAAGATGAATACGTTATTATAATCCTCGGGAACCGCTACAACACAACCGTTTACCAGGTTAAAGAGCTCATTGAGATACTGCATGGTGGAGCGAATAGCAAAGTAGCGTCCGAAGAAAGCGAAGTGGAAATATGA
- a CDS encoding alpha/beta hydrolase — translation MRFLLLSMLFATVLPQLAFSQEVIKLWPDGAIPNAIPGAQITEKSETDANGILRISNVSIPTITAYLPAKDKATGAAVMICPGGGYGILAASHEGSDVARWFNEMGVAAFVLKYRLPNPAIMTNQQEVPLMDAMQGMTIIRQNAARYGIAPNKIGVMGFSAGGHLASTLATHYNKDPKASEQVKPNFAILLYPVVTFGEKAHAGSRTNLLGKLASSPDMIAYYSNELQVTAQTPPTFLVHAEDDKAVPVENSINFYLACLKNNIPAEMHLYPTGGHGFGMRTAKFGSLNTWPEACKAWLMNLNGGK, via the coding sequence ATGCGCTTCTTATTGCTTAGTATGCTATTTGCCACTGTATTGCCTCAACTTGCTTTCTCGCAGGAGGTCATTAAGCTCTGGCCCGATGGGGCTATTCCCAATGCTATCCCGGGAGCGCAGATTACGGAAAAATCCGAAACGGATGCGAACGGTATTTTACGGATCAGTAACGTTTCTATTCCTACCATTACGGCCTATTTACCTGCCAAAGACAAGGCTACCGGAGCGGCTGTTATGATCTGCCCCGGTGGCGGCTATGGAATTCTGGCTGCCAGTCACGAAGGTTCCGATGTAGCCCGTTGGTTCAACGAAATGGGCGTAGCGGCATTCGTGCTTAAATACCGGTTGCCTAACCCAGCTATTATGACGAATCAGCAGGAGGTGCCGCTTATGGATGCCATGCAGGGTATGACGATTATCCGGCAAAATGCGGCTCGGTATGGCATTGCGCCAAACAAGATTGGCGTTATGGGCTTCTCGGCGGGTGGTCACCTAGCTTCTACACTTGCCACACATTACAATAAAGATCCTAAGGCCAGTGAACAGGTCAAGCCAAATTTTGCTATCCTGCTCTATCCCGTCGTTACGTTCGGTGAGAAAGCGCATGCGGGTTCACGGACTAATTTGTTGGGGAAATTGGCTTCATCGCCAGACATGATCGCTTATTATTCTAACGAATTGCAGGTGACTGCCCAAACACCCCCCACGTTTCTGGTACATGCCGAAGATGATAAAGCTGTTCCGGTTGAAAACAGCATCAACTTTTATTTGGCTTGCCTGAAGAATAATATTCCTGCCGAAATGCACTTGTACCCAACAGGTGGGCATGGTTTCGGTATGCGAACTGCTAAGTTCGGTTCTCTTAATACCTGGCCTGAAGCCTGCAAAGCCTGGCTGATGAATCTGAACGGAGGGAAATAA
- a CDS encoding prohibitin family protein yields MFFIVLGLLVLVAGFAINTPALTFSRFSRPAKVVGVILIVLGFLTSSIRQIDAGQVGVISLFGNVSDRTLNSGLNFVNPLATVTEFNLQTQNYTMSASHDEGQKEGDDAIRVLTADGLEVVIDLTVLYRVVAADAPKIYSQIGTDYTDKVVRPITRTRIRDNAVYYDAVALYSTRRDEFQARIYKTIEADFQKRGLMLEQLLIRNIDLPVSVKKSIESKINAEQDAQKMQFVLQKEKQEAERKRVEAQGIADYQKIISTGLSDKQLQYEQIKAQRELAASPNAKIVIMGARGNVPMILSDK; encoded by the coding sequence ATGTTTTTTATTGTTCTTGGCCTTTTGGTGCTTGTCGCCGGATTTGCCATCAATACCCCTGCCCTAACGTTTTCACGTTTTTCGCGTCCCGCCAAAGTAGTGGGCGTAATTTTAATTGTACTTGGTTTCCTAACCTCAAGCATACGGCAAATCGACGCCGGGCAGGTGGGTGTAATCTCATTGTTTGGTAATGTCAGCGACCGTACGCTGAATTCTGGACTGAACTTCGTGAACCCACTGGCAACAGTCACAGAGTTTAATTTGCAGACCCAGAACTACACCATGTCGGCTTCACATGATGAAGGTCAGAAAGAGGGCGATGATGCCATTCGCGTGCTTACAGCCGATGGGTTGGAAGTAGTTATTGACCTGACCGTTTTGTATCGAGTTGTAGCCGCCGATGCGCCAAAAATTTACAGCCAAATCGGTACAGATTACACCGACAAAGTTGTTCGCCCGATTACTCGTACTCGTATTCGTGATAATGCTGTTTATTACGACGCAGTTGCCTTATACTCAACCCGGCGTGACGAATTTCAGGCGCGTATTTACAAGACCATAGAAGCCGATTTTCAGAAAAGAGGGCTTATGCTGGAGCAGTTGCTGATTCGGAATATTGACCTGCCTGTATCCGTTAAGAAGTCTATTGAGTCGAAGATCAATGCCGAACAGGACGCTCAGAAGATGCAGTTTGTTCTGCAAAAAGAAAAACAGGAAGCCGAGCGGAAGCGGGTAGAAGCCCAGGGTATCGCCGATTATCAAAAAATCATCTCTACGGGCTTGAGCGACAAACAGTTGCAGTACGAGCAAATCAAAGCCCAACGCGAACTGGCAGCATCGCCAAATGCCAAAATCGTCATCATGGGTGCCCGTGGCAATGTGCCTATGATCCTGAGTGACAAGTAA
- a CDS encoding DUF1573 domain-containing protein produces MKKSFSLFVALFLMVAVSYAQKGVLKFTQETHDFGKVEQGKPVTHVFEFKNTGTDPIVINDAQASCGCTKPSFSREPIMPGKTGSISATYNAAAAGPFNKSVTVTSNAEAGQAVLYLKGEVVTAAAATAAAPAAAPVTKEKKKTSR; encoded by the coding sequence ATGAAAAAGTCTTTTTCGCTTTTTGTAGCTTTATTCCTGATGGTTGCCGTTAGTTATGCCCAGAAGGGAGTTCTGAAATTTACGCAGGAAACCCACGACTTCGGCAAAGTTGAGCAGGGCAAACCTGTAACCCATGTATTTGAGTTCAAAAATACGGGTACAGACCCAATTGTCATTAATGACGCGCAGGCTTCCTGCGGTTGCACAAAACCAAGTTTCTCGCGTGAGCCAATCATGCCAGGAAAGACCGGTTCCATCTCGGCAACGTATAACGCTGCTGCTGCCGGTCCGTTCAACAAATCGGTAACAGTTACCAGCAATGCTGAGGCTGGCCAGGCTGTATTGTATCTGAAAGGTGAAGTAGTTACTGCTGCTGCCGCAACGGCTGCTGCTCCCGCTGCTGCTCCTGTTACAAAAGAAAAGAAGAAAACTTCACGCTAG
- a CDS encoding alpha-ketoacid dehydrogenase subunit alpha/beta → MIANEQLRSTDILSREKILSDYRLACESRQVSLLGRRDVMGGRAKFGIFGDGKELAQLAAASAFDRGDFRSGYYRDQTFVAALGELRWSEFFAQLYAHTDLEAEPNTAGRSMNGHFATRWLDEKGLWRNQTELYNSVCDIAPTAGQIPRALGLAYASKLFRNNPGLSELTNFSRHGNEIVFATIGDASTSQGMFWEAMNAAGVLQVPLLMSVWDDGYGISVPVEYQTVKGSISKALAGFQRDGDDKGMEIFTVKGWDYAALLETYQQAAHICRTQHVPVLVHVQELTQPQGHSSSGSHERYKSKQRLTWEAEHDCNLVFRQWILENGYASSDELEGIESEAKQAAKQARVIAWNAFQASMKGDFDEVLDLLQQTARHNAKAAELMAIREELRKTFSPVRRDAVSAVRKALRLLRTDSGAGRQRLKAWLERSEVENDDRFSSYLYSQSPDSPMLVEGVPAQYSDDSPVLDGYLLLQHYFESLFTRDSRVVALGEDVGQIGDVNQGFAGLQEKFGEIRITDTGIRETTIIGQGIGMAMRGLRPIVEIQYFDYVYYTLATLTDDLATLQYRTKGGQKAPLIVRTRGHRLEGIWHSGSPMGTMLSSLRGLHILVPRNMTQATGFYNTLIKGDDPALLIESLNGYRLKETLPANLDEFCVPLGVPEILRAGSDVTVITYGSMCRIVLDAANQLAAMGINIEVIDVQTLLPFDVHQMIVESIKKTNRVLFADEDVPGGASAYMMQQVVEGQNAYRYLDSAPATLSAKAHRPSYGSDGDYFSKPNVDDVIETVYAIMSEAEPERFPAI, encoded by the coding sequence GTGATAGCAAACGAACAACTCCGCTCGACTGATATTTTAAGTCGTGAAAAAATCTTATCGGATTACCGTCTGGCTTGCGAAAGTCGACAGGTAAGCCTGTTGGGTCGGCGTGACGTGATGGGTGGTAGAGCTAAGTTCGGCATATTCGGTGATGGCAAAGAACTTGCGCAATTAGCCGCTGCCAGTGCTTTTGATCGGGGTGATTTCCGTTCGGGCTATTACCGCGACCAAACGTTTGTGGCAGCTTTAGGTGAGCTTCGGTGGTCGGAGTTCTTCGCCCAACTCTATGCCCATACCGATCTGGAGGCCGAACCTAATACCGCCGGTCGATCCATGAACGGCCATTTCGCCACTCGCTGGCTCGATGAAAAAGGCCTGTGGCGTAATCAGACTGAACTTTATAACTCTGTTTGTGATATTGCACCCACGGCGGGGCAGATTCCGCGGGCGCTTGGACTTGCTTACGCATCCAAACTATTTCGGAATAACCCCGGCCTGAGTGAATTAACTAATTTTTCGCGTCACGGCAACGAGATCGTTTTTGCTACCATTGGCGACGCGTCAACTTCGCAGGGAATGTTCTGGGAGGCTATGAATGCCGCTGGTGTATTGCAGGTGCCTCTACTGATGTCTGTTTGGGACGATGGCTATGGTATCTCTGTGCCGGTCGAGTACCAGACCGTTAAGGGGAGCATATCGAAGGCATTGGCTGGTTTTCAACGCGACGGCGATGACAAAGGGATGGAAATCTTTACCGTAAAAGGTTGGGACTATGCCGCTTTGCTGGAAACCTATCAGCAAGCCGCTCACATTTGCCGTACGCAACACGTACCCGTACTGGTGCATGTGCAGGAACTTACCCAACCACAGGGACATTCATCATCGGGTTCGCACGAACGCTATAAATCAAAACAACGCCTGACGTGGGAAGCAGAACACGACTGTAATCTGGTGTTCCGTCAGTGGATTTTAGAGAATGGGTATGCCAGCAGCGATGAACTGGAAGGCATTGAAAGTGAAGCGAAACAAGCCGCTAAACAAGCTCGCGTTATTGCCTGGAATGCGTTTCAGGCATCTATGAAAGGCGATTTTGATGAGGTGCTTGACTTGCTTCAGCAAACCGCTCGCCATAATGCCAAAGCGGCCGAGTTGATGGCCATTCGGGAAGAACTTCGCAAGACATTCTCACCGGTGCGTCGGGATGCCGTATCGGCCGTTCGAAAAGCGTTGCGGTTACTGCGGACAGATTCCGGAGCAGGCCGCCAACGCCTGAAAGCCTGGCTCGAACGATCGGAAGTCGAAAACGACGACCGCTTCAGCTCCTACTTATATAGCCAATCGCCTGATTCGCCTATGTTGGTTGAGGGTGTACCCGCCCAGTATAGCGACGATAGTCCGGTACTTGACGGCTATTTATTACTCCAGCATTATTTCGAAAGCCTGTTCACCCGTGATTCGCGTGTGGTAGCTTTGGGTGAAGACGTAGGGCAGATTGGGGATGTAAACCAGGGCTTTGCCGGTTTGCAGGAGAAATTCGGCGAAATACGCATTACGGATACCGGCATTCGCGAAACGACGATTATTGGTCAGGGTATTGGTATGGCTATGCGCGGCCTTCGCCCTATTGTCGAGATTCAGTATTTCGATTACGTCTACTATACATTAGCCACGCTGACCGACGATCTGGCGACCTTGCAGTATCGCACGAAAGGAGGCCAGAAGGCTCCCCTTATTGTGCGCACCCGTGGGCATCGGCTGGAAGGTATCTGGCATTCGGGTTCGCCAATGGGCACTATGCTCAGTAGTTTGCGTGGGCTTCATATTCTGGTACCGCGTAACATGACACAGGCGACCGGTTTCTACAATACGCTGATTAAGGGCGATGATCCCGCTTTATTAATCGAATCGCTGAACGGGTATCGGTTAAAAGAGACATTACCGGCAAATCTGGATGAGTTTTGCGTACCGCTGGGTGTGCCCGAAATCCTGCGTGCAGGTTCCGATGTGACCGTAATAACCTACGGATCTATGTGTCGGATTGTGCTCGATGCGGCTAATCAACTAGCAGCAATGGGTATTAATATCGAAGTGATTGACGTGCAGACCCTGTTGCCCTTCGATGTACACCAGATGATTGTCGAATCCATCAAAAAGACCAATCGGGTATTGTTCGCCGATGAAGATGTACCCGGTGGTGCATCGGCCTATATGATGCAGCAGGTTGTTGAAGGTCAGAATGCCTATCGATATCTGGATTCAGCCCCGGCAACCTTGTCGGCCAAAGCGCACAGACCGTCTTATGGCTCCGATGGGGACTATTTCTCAAAGCCAAATGTTGACGACGTAATTGAGACCGTCTATGCCATCATGAGCGAAGCCGAACCAGAGCGGTTTCCTGCAATTTAA
- a CDS encoding 4Fe-4S dicluster domain-containing protein yields the protein MSYFKDIQSGIRTTIKGLSLTLRHLRNATKRRSPEGIENATYFDLQNGLVTLQYPHEQLPIPDNGRYQLRNEIEDCIVCDKCAKICPVDCITIDAIKATEEVGRASDGSPIRLYAAKFDIDMAKCCYCGLCTVVCPTECLTMDKKFDYSEFDLGKLTYHFSELTPEQADEKRALYEQYVREKEEAKAAQVTAKAAATPQIPDTASVAPTRPVFRPTAKPSVPAPPPAEPANSEGSSIEHPLTDATPDEMQHIAQGGLETTKRPVFKPTQKPVIKVTDVPADETPTVSPEPTETLDVPEKVAKPAAFRPTMKPPVSKPVEPAHSVPVNDEEPKPKPAFRPTMKPPRAAEIEPKVEPETSENTDQPKPKAAAFRPTMKPDKPVESEPKEQPEAPKPKPAAFRPTMKPATAAPKPVEESISTEAKEAISGLEIEPPKELIVELTKPKAPAFRPTMKPKPKPDDEASA from the coding sequence ATGTCATACTTCAAGGACATACAATCGGGTATCCGAACAACGATTAAGGGACTGAGCCTTACGTTGCGGCACCTTAGAAATGCTACTAAGCGCCGGTCGCCGGAAGGAATAGAAAATGCTACCTATTTTGATTTACAAAATGGGTTAGTTACGCTTCAATATCCACACGAGCAGTTACCCATCCCCGATAATGGTCGCTACCAGCTTCGCAATGAGATTGAGGATTGTATAGTTTGTGATAAGTGCGCCAAAATTTGCCCGGTCGACTGCATTACCATCGACGCCATTAAGGCTACTGAAGAGGTAGGACGAGCCTCGGATGGGTCGCCCATTCGATTGTATGCGGCCAAATTTGATATTGACATGGCCAAATGCTGCTATTGCGGCCTTTGTACGGTGGTTTGCCCAACCGAGTGCCTGACAATGGACAAGAAATTTGATTACAGCGAATTCGATTTGGGTAAGCTTACCTATCATTTTTCGGAGTTGACGCCGGAACAGGCCGACGAAAAACGAGCCTTGTACGAGCAATACGTTCGGGAGAAAGAAGAAGCCAAAGCAGCTCAGGTAACTGCCAAAGCCGCAGCGACACCCCAGATTCCTGATACAGCTTCTGTAGCGCCAACACGTCCGGTGTTCCGCCCAACGGCCAAACCGAGTGTTCCGGCTCCTCCACCAGCCGAACCGGCTAACTCCGAAGGGTCATCCATCGAACACCCGTTGACGGATGCCACACCGGATGAAATGCAGCATATTGCGCAGGGTGGTCTGGAAACGACAAAACGACCGGTATTTAAACCGACGCAAAAACCGGTAATCAAGGTAACGGATGTGCCCGCCGACGAAACGCCTACTGTTTCTCCTGAGCCAACGGAAACGTTGGATGTTCCGGAAAAAGTGGCGAAGCCAGCCGCGTTCCGCCCAACGATGAAACCACCAGTTTCGAAGCCAGTTGAACCTGCACACAGTGTGCCGGTGAATGACGAAGAGCCAAAGCCAAAGCCTGCTTTCAGGCCCACCATGAAACCGCCCAGAGCTGCGGAAATAGAACCGAAAGTTGAACCCGAAACGTCTGAAAATACGGATCAGCCAAAGCCCAAAGCTGCTGCCTTCCGACCAACGATGAAGCCAGACAAGCCGGTAGAGTCTGAGCCGAAAGAGCAGCCAGAAGCCCCGAAACCCAAACCAGCCGCTTTTCGACCGACAATGAAACCGGCTACTGCAGCCCCGAAACCTGTGGAAGAAAGTATTTCGACAGAAGCGAAAGAGGCTATTTCCGGTTTAGAGATTGAGCCGCCGAAAGAACTCATCGTTGAACTGACAAAGCCTAAAGCACCAGCTTTTCGGCCAACGATGAAGCCTAAACCGAAACCAGACGACGAGGCATCTGCCTAA
- a CDS encoding NADH-quinone oxidoreductase subunit J family protein, whose product MVQVAFYAFSALTLVGALAVLLTRNVLYAAFFLLLTLFGVAGLFVLASADFLAIAQIMIYVGGVLVLVIFGIMLTHKPDLPIDINSQQPNRIASQNRVGVGAGWVIALLVAGSLFIALYTLLARANFILLSRPVGWQSTMNTIGKQLMTEYVVPFEIAGILLLAALVGATYLAAPPIKSSRNATS is encoded by the coding sequence GTGGTTCAAGTTGCCTTTTATGCCTTTTCGGCGCTAACGCTTGTTGGTGCGCTGGCCGTGTTGCTTACCCGTAATGTGCTCTACGCGGCTTTCTTTCTCTTGCTGACCTTGTTTGGTGTAGCAGGCCTATTCGTATTGGCAAGTGCCGATTTTCTGGCCATTGCGCAGATTATGATATACGTAGGTGGCGTATTGGTGTTAGTAATTTTTGGTATTATGCTTACTCATAAACCTGATTTGCCAATAGATATCAATAGCCAGCAACCGAACCGAATTGCATCTCAGAATAGAGTAGGGGTAGGGGCGGGATGGGTCATCGCGTTGCTTGTTGCAGGAAGCTTATTTATTGCCTTATACACCTTGTTGGCACGCGCCAACTTTATTTTACTTAGTCGACCGGTTGGCTGGCAAAGCACCATGAATACGATTGGCAAACAACTCATGACGGAGTATGTGGTACCGTTTGAAATTGCCGGAATTCTGCTGCTGGCGGCCCTTGTGGGTGCTACCTATTTAGCGGCTCCACCCATTAAATCGTCCCGAAATGCAACCAGTTGA
- the nuoK gene encoding NADH-quinone oxidoreductase subunit NuoK, with the protein MQPVDSHLFLVVGAALFSIGLAVVLLKRHAIVVLMGIELMLNAVNINLVAFSQYDPDRLQGQMLSLFVMVVAAAESAIALAIVLQVYRHFRTAQLDELNELNY; encoded by the coding sequence ATGCAACCAGTTGACAGTCATTTATTTTTAGTAGTGGGCGCAGCCCTCTTTAGCATTGGGCTGGCTGTGGTGCTGCTCAAACGCCATGCTATTGTCGTATTGATGGGTATTGAATTGATGCTCAATGCGGTAAATATCAACTTGGTAGCCTTTAGTCAATACGACCCGGATCGTTTACAGGGTCAGATGCTAAGTTTATTCGTAATGGTTGTTGCCGCTGCCGAATCGGCGATTGCGCTGGCCATTGTCCTGCAGGTTTACCGTCATTTCCGCACGGCGCAATTAGATGAGTTGAACGAACTCAACTATTGA
- a CDS encoding 2OG-Fe(II) oxygenase, producing the protein MINSFETIINGILNDGYGITDNFITPDEVTALAYQLHQRWEAGKFKAAGTGNQQVSVENAVRGDEILWLDEATTTPIEVAFLLRINEFVAYVNQTCYLGLCDVEFHYALYPTGTFYKRHLDQFRSDSRRKLSVICYLNTDWHEADGGQLAIYLPGIINDLERRITISPIGGRLVCFESGLLPHEVLPATHERLSVTGWLKTA; encoded by the coding sequence TTGATCAATTCCTTCGAGACTATCATCAATGGTATCCTGAATGATGGCTATGGCATTACAGATAATTTTATAACACCAGACGAAGTGACCGCGCTAGCCTACCAGCTTCACCAGCGATGGGAAGCCGGTAAGTTCAAGGCAGCTGGCACAGGAAATCAGCAAGTATCGGTCGAAAATGCCGTCCGGGGCGACGAAATCCTATGGCTGGATGAGGCCACCACTACGCCCATAGAAGTTGCGTTTCTGCTACGGATCAATGAATTTGTAGCGTATGTCAACCAGACCTGCTACCTCGGCCTGTGCGATGTTGAGTTTCACTACGCACTGTATCCAACAGGCACATTCTACAAACGCCACCTCGATCAATTTCGCAGCGATTCACGCCGGAAGCTCTCCGTAATCTGCTACCTCAACACCGACTGGCACGAAGCCGATGGTGGCCAGCTTGCCATTTACCTGCCCGGTATTATCAACGACCTCGAACGGCGAATTACCATCTCGCCAATAGGCGGTCGGCTGGTATGTTTCGAAAGCGGATTGCTGCCCCATGAAGTGCTGCCCGCCACACACGAACGACTCAGTGTGACGGGTTGGTTGAAAACGGCCTAG
- a CDS encoding phytanoyl-CoA dioxygenase family protein, producing the protein MSTAVQSINLPWVESPFFKKELQQANLDPVLAEQMRQYAENGYLIFDPEIDESTLDAALAGVQPLYGDELRKQDAWQTVPAVREIATAPRIMEMLRLLYRREPIPFQTLNFPVGTQQRTHSDSIHFNSIPQRFMCGVWVALEDVRDDNGPLHYYPGSHKLPFYDLIDMGLKGSEAQTVEEIYGGTYKQYEERLSEIIEAHGLTKETLNMPKGKAIIWSANLLHGGEKIVTPGSSRHSQVTHYFFENCVYYTPLRSDSAIDKLYVRKITNIETGQPVPNTYFNQSLAYDNEGYAKRFTIPLSVRRLGRFVPDFLIKMLKR; encoded by the coding sequence ATGTCCACTGCTGTTCAGTCAATTAATCTTCCCTGGGTCGAATCACCGTTTTTCAAGAAGGAACTTCAACAGGCAAACCTTGATCCGGTACTGGCCGAACAGATGCGGCAATATGCCGAGAATGGTTACCTGATTTTCGACCCGGAGATTGACGAGTCGACCCTTGATGCTGCTCTGGCAGGCGTTCAACCGCTATATGGTGATGAACTTCGTAAACAAGACGCCTGGCAGACCGTTCCGGCAGTGCGTGAGATCGCCACGGCGCCCAGAATAATGGAGATGCTGCGCCTGCTTTATCGGCGTGAACCAATCCCCTTTCAAACGCTCAATTTCCCGGTTGGAACGCAGCAGCGCACCCACTCCGACTCTATCCATTTCAATTCTATTCCACAACGATTCATGTGTGGGGTATGGGTTGCGCTTGAGGATGTGCGCGATGACAATGGCCCGCTCCACTACTATCCCGGCAGTCATAAGTTACCGTTCTATGATCTGATTGACATGGGATTGAAAGGATCAGAAGCCCAAACGGTGGAAGAGATCTATGGCGGCACCTACAAACAATACGAAGAACGGCTCAGTGAAATTATTGAAGCACATGGCCTGACGAAAGAGACGCTGAATATGCCTAAAGGTAAAGCGATTATCTGGTCGGCAAACCTGTTGCATGGGGGCGAAAAAATAGTAACGCCCGGTTCATCGCGTCATAGTCAGGTGACTCACTATTTCTTCGAAAACTGCGTCTATTACACCCCTTTGCGTTCTGACTCAGCCATTGATAAACTCTACGTCCGTAAAATTACCAATATCGAAACGGGTCAACCAGTGCCTAATACCTATTTCAACCAAAGCCTTGCCTATGATAATGAGGGATATGCCAAACGGTTTACAATTCCATTATCCGTTCGGCGGTTAGGCCGATTCGTGCCTGATTTCCTGATCAAAATGCTGAAGCGATAG